In Haematobia irritans isolate KBUSLIRL chromosome 1, ASM5000362v1, whole genome shotgun sequence, a genomic segment contains:
- the LOC142233037 gene encoding uncharacterized protein LOC142233037, with amino-acid sequence MCDLSALINDQRQLLNLLVKYQSRFVVKHSAEKTHGYVSALAQRIDDIFNRFEAQHETIVEHVRDNSINSSEVPYLNDDFYLDFSETYFTFKGMLIDSFPDRSVSHSPMASTFVAPHGRSDTTIISESKLPKISIPKFSGEYIEWIPFRDIYFSLVHQNDSLNKIQKFYYLRSTLEGEAANLIKNISATEANYDSAWKILESRYHNKRMLVGNLISKLFNIPKSEGDFQSIKTLLDSAQECISSLQNLDINTKTWDPLLIHLLVQKLDIQSRRDWEQSLKSSTEIPQLSELFLFLERTFRTLESIAGETTNSPKNFPPRTDKYQNSSQTKKATFHSGLITKPDLPICVFCEKNHNLTKCYKFLALPRTSKINFLNDKNICFNCFIVGHNHDNCTSIFRCATCQQPHHTVIHPEDPVSPIPNPPTQVTSHSAQSFSSVLLYTIRLNVNTSRGRFQLRALLDPGSQGSLISEQTVEKLALTKTRSNCRVVGIGNHHGDVSKFTVELNLVPRNENFGFSCTALVLPTISSYAPDPSSQQISLPEIARNNLADPWFYNSDPIDLILGSDICSEIKLAGQSFIHKGLFFQNTCFGWVFSGSSIHFTYTFTFIHINFSSMDN; translated from the exons ATGTGTGATCTTTCTGCACTTATCAATGATCAACGacaattattaaatttgttggtaAAATATCAAAGCCGTTTTGTGGTAAAACATTCCGCGGAGAAAACTCATGGTTATGTAAGCGCCTTGGCCCAAAGGATCGATGATATTTTTAATCGTTTTGAAGCGCAGCATGAAACTATAGTGGAACACGTGCGCGATAATTCGATAAATTCTAGCGAAGTTCCTTATCTTAACGATGATTTCTATCTCGACTTTTCCGAGACATATTTTACATTCAAAGGAATGCTTATCGATTCCTTCCCTGATCGCTCCGTATCACATTCGCCAATGGCTAGTACCTTCGTTGCCCCACATGGTCGCTCGGATACGACCATAATTTCTGAATCTAAACTTCCTAAAATATCGATTCCTAAATTCTCGGGAGAATATATTGAGTGGATTCCATTCCGCGACATATATTTTTCATTAGTTCATCAGAACGATTCGttgaacaaaattcaaaaattttattatttgcgaAGCACTTTAGAAGGCGAAGCTGCAAATctaattaaaaacatttcaGCCACTGAGGCTAACTATGATTCAGCTTGGAAGATTTTGGAATCCAGATACCACAACAAACGAATGCTTGTTGgtaatttaatttccaaattattCAATATTCCAAAATCAGAAGGCGATTTCcaatcaattaaaactttgcTTGACTCCGCCCAAGAGTGTATTTCGTCTTTACAGAATCTTGATATTAACACCAAAACTTGGGATCCACTTCTTATCCATCTCTTGGTACAGAAGCTTGATATCCAATCACGCCGAGACTGGGAACAGTCTCTAAAATCTTCAACCGAAATTCCGCAGCTATCTGAACTTTTCTTATTCTTGGAAAGAACATTCCGTACGCTGGAATCCATAGCTGGCGAAACTACTAATTCTCCTAAAAATTTTCCCCCGCGGACTGACAAATACCAAAACTCGTCTCAGACAAAAAAGGCAACATTCCATTCTGGCCTTATCACTAAACCTGATTTGccaatttgtgttttttgtgaGAAAAACCACAATCTTACCAAATGCTACAAATTTTTGGCTTTGCCACGAActtccaaaattaattttctgaacgATAAAAACATTTGCTTTAATTGTTTTATTGTTGGTCATAATCACGATAACTGCACTTCCATTTTTCGCTGTGCAACATGCCAACAACCTCATCATACAGTAATCCATCCTGAAGATCCTGTCAGTCCAATCCCAAATCCTCCCACTCAGGTAACTTCCCATAGCGCTCAGTCGTTTTCTAGTGTCCTGCTCTACACAATTAGACTTAACGTCAATACAAGCCGTGGTCGATTCCAACTGAGGGCTCTTCTTGATCCTGGCTCACAAGGCAGTCTCATCTCTGAGCAAACGGTGGAGAAGTTAGCTTTAACTAAAACTAGATCTAACTGCAGAGTGGTTGGAATTGGAAATCATCATGGAGATGTCTCAAAATTCACTGTAGAACTGAATTTAGTTccacgaaatgaaaattttggtttttcatGTACAGCTCTTGTTCTTCCCACAATCTCATCATATGCCCCTGATCCTTCATCTCAACAAATTTCATTACCTGAAATCGCAAGGAATAACTTAGCTGATCCATGGTTTTACAATTCTGATCCCATAGATCTAATCCTTGGGTCAGATAtttgttctgaaattaaatTAGCTGGTCAATCATTTATCCATAAGGGACTATTCTTTCAGAACACTTGCTTCGGTTGGGTTTTCTCAGGATCTAGC ATACACTTTACTTATACATTCACTTTCATACATATAAACTTTTCTTCTATGGATaattaa